From one Ctenopharyngodon idella isolate HZGC_01 chromosome 15, HZGC01, whole genome shotgun sequence genomic stretch:
- the LOC127495722 gene encoding zinc finger protein 420-like isoform X6 — MEFIKEEIEDTSISEPSRIKHEDTEEQIDWMEMKPQKHELNEEVEEKQSIKTQRTKDNKPHTCSQCGKSFNRKENLKTHMRVHTGEKPYTCTQCGKSFYQASSLSNHLQVHSGEKQCNQCGKDFHSSPHLKQHLKVHSDEKPSVCSFYGKSFSGLYSFKQHQKIHNEVKDHVCFECGKSFTRADCLKLHQRIHTGEKPYKCSYCDKSFTDSGSLKSHERVHTGEKPYHCTQCGRSFTHTSALRIHLRIHSGEKPFNCDQCDKKFISSSHLKKHLNIHLDERPYVCSLCGKGFSWLNNFQKHQKTHNEVRDHVCCDCGKSFTRADCLKRHQRIHTGEKPYKCSYCDKSFTDLGSLKSHERVHTGEKPYHCTQCGKSFSRTSDLRHHQRIHSGEKPFNCDQCDRKFISSSHLKKHLNVHLDEKPYVCSLCGKGFSWLNNFQQHQKTHNEVKDHVCCYCGKSFNRAGNLKQHQRIHTGEKPYKCSYCDKSFNHSGSLKSHERVHTVEKPHHCT, encoded by the exons atggagtttattaaagaggagattgaagacaCGAGTATTTCAGAACCctccagaataaaacatgaagatactgaggaacaaatag actGGATGGAGATGAaaccacaaaaacatgaactgaaTGAAGAAGTCGAGGAAAAGCAGAGCATCAAAAcccaaagaacaaaagataataAGCCGCacacctgctctcagtgtggaaagagtttcaatcgCAAAGAAAACCTAAAGAcacacatgagagttcacactggagaaaaaccgtatacatgcactcagtgtggaaagagtttttatCAAGCATCAAGTCTCAGTAATCATCTGCAGgttcactctggagaaaaacaGTGCAATCAGTGTGGTAAAGATTTTCATTCATCACCACACCTAAAACAACACCTAaaagttcattcagatgagaAGCCTTCTGTATGTTCTTTCtatggaaagagtttttcaggGCTTTATAGTTTTAAACAGCACCAGAAAATACATAATGAAGtgaaagatcatgtgtgttTTGAATGTGGAAAGAGCTTTACTAGAGCTGACTGTCTGAAACTgcaccaaagaattcatactggagaaaaaccttacaagtgctcatattgtgacaagagtttcactGATTCAGGATCCCTGAAATCTCATGagcgagttcatactggagagaagccgtaccacTGTACTCAGTGTGGAAGGAGTTTTACTCATACATCAGCCCTCAGAATTCATCTGCgcattcactctggagaaaagccatttaactgtgatcagtgtgataaaaagtttatttcatcatcacatttaaaaaaacacctaAACATTCATTTAGATGAGAGACCTTATGTGTGTTCTCTATGTGGAAAGGGTTTTTCATGGCTGAACAATTTTCAAAAgcaccagaaaacacataatgaagtgagagatcatgtgtgttgtgactgtgggaagagctttactaGAGCTGACTGTCTGAAACGgcaccaaagaattcatactggagaaaaaccttacaagtgctcatattgtgacaagagtttcactGATTTAGGATCcctgaaatcacatgagcgagttcatactggagagaagccgtaccacTGTACTCAGTGTGGGAAAAGTTTTTCTCGTACATCAGATCTCAGACATCATCAGCgcattcactctggagaaaagccatttaactgtgatcagtgtgataGAAAGTTTATTTCatcatcacatttaaaaaaacacctaaatgttcatttagatgagaagccttatgtgtgttctctctgtggaaaGGGTTTTTCATGGCTGAACAATTTTCAACAgcaccagaaaacacataatgaagtgaaagatcatgtgtgttgttattgtgggaagagctttaatAGAGCTGGCAATCTGAAACAgcaccaaagaattcatactggagaaaaaccttacaagtgctcatattgtgacaagagtttcaaTCATTCTGGATCcctgaaatcacatgagcgaGTTCATACTGTAGAGAAGCCGCACCACTGTACTTAA
- the LOC127495722 gene encoding zinc finger protein 420-like isoform X4: protein MEFIKEEIEDTSISEPSRIKHEDTEEQIDWMEMKPQKHELNEEVEEKQSIKTQRTKDNKPHTCSQCGKSFNRKENLKTHMRVHTGEKPYTCTQCGKSFYQASSLSNHLQVHSGEKQCNQCGKDFHSSPHLKQHLKVHSDEKPSVCSFYGKSFSGLYSFKQHQKIHNEVKDHVCFECGKSFTRADCLKLHQRIHTGEKPYKCSYCDKSFTDSGSLKSHERVHTGEKPYHCTQCGRSFTHTSALRIHLRIHSGEKPFNCDQCDKKFISSSHLKKHLNIHLDERPYVCSLCGKGFSWLNNFQKHQKTHNEVRDHVCCDCGKSFTRADCLKRHQRIHTGEKPYKCSYCDKSFTDLGSLKSHERVHTGEKPYHCTQCGKSFSRTSDLRHHQRIHSGEKPFNCDQCDRKFISSSHLKKHLNVHLDEKPYVCSLCGKGFSWLNNFQQHQKTHNEVKDHVCCYCGKSFNRAGNLKQHQRIHTGEKPYKCSYCDKSFNHSGSLKSHERVHTVEKPHHCT, encoded by the coding sequence actGGATGGAGATGAaaccacaaaaacatgaactgaaTGAAGAAGTCGAGGAAAAGCAGAGCATCAAAAcccaaagaacaaaagataataAGCCGCacacctgctctcagtgtggaaagagtttcaatcgCAAAGAAAACCTAAAGAcacacatgagagttcacactggagaaaaaccgtatacatgcactcagtgtggaaagagtttttatCAAGCATCAAGTCTCAGTAATCATCTGCAGgttcactctggagaaaaacaGTGCAATCAGTGTGGTAAAGATTTTCATTCATCACCACACCTAAAACAACACCTAaaagttcattcagatgagaAGCCTTCTGTATGTTCTTTCtatggaaagagtttttcaggGCTTTATAGTTTTAAACAGCACCAGAAAATACATAATGAAGtgaaagatcatgtgtgttTTGAATGTGGAAAGAGCTTTACTAGAGCTGACTGTCTGAAACTgcaccaaagaattcatactggagaaaaaccttacaagtgctcatattgtgacaagagtttcactGATTCAGGATCCCTGAAATCTCATGagcgagttcatactggagagaagccgtaccacTGTACTCAGTGTGGAAGGAGTTTTACTCATACATCAGCCCTCAGAATTCATCTGCgcattcactctggagaaaagccatttaactgtgatcagtgtgataaaaagtttatttcatcatcacatttaaaaaaacacctaAACATTCATTTAGATGAGAGACCTTATGTGTGTTCTCTATGTGGAAAGGGTTTTTCATGGCTGAACAATTTTCAAAAgcaccagaaaacacataatgaagtgagagatcatgtgtgttgtgactgtgggaagagctttactaGAGCTGACTGTCTGAAACGgcaccaaagaattcatactggagaaaaaccttacaagtgctcatattgtgacaagagtttcactGATTTAGGATCcctgaaatcacatgagcgagttcatactggagagaagccgtaccacTGTACTCAGTGTGGGAAAAGTTTTTCTCGTACATCAGATCTCAGACATCATCAGCgcattcactctggagaaaagccatttaactgtgatcagtgtgataGAAAGTTTATTTCatcatcacatttaaaaaaacacctaaatgttcatttagatgagaagccttatgtgtgttctctctgtggaaaGGGTTTTTCATGGCTGAACAATTTTCAACAgcaccagaaaacacataatgaagtgaaagatcatgtgtgttgttattgtgggaagagctttaatAGAGCTGGCAATCTGAAACAgcaccaaagaattcatactggagaaaaaccttacaagtgctcatattgtgacaagagtttcaaTCATTCTGGATCcctgaaatcacatgagcgaGTTCATACTGTAGAGAAGCCGCACCACTGTACTTAA
- the LOC127495722 gene encoding zinc finger protein 420-like isoform X12 codes for MEMKPQKHELNEEVEEKQSIKTQRTKDNKPHTCSQCGKSFNRKENLKTHMRVHTGEKPYTCTQCGKSFYQASSLSNHLQVHSGEKQCNQCGKDFHSSPHLKQHLKVHSDEKPSVCSFYGKSFSGLYSFKQHQKIHNEVKDHVCFECGKSFTRADCLKLHQRIHTGEKPYKCSYCDKSFTDSGSLKSHERVHTGEKPYHCTQCGRSFTHTSALRIHLRIHSGEKPFNCDQCDKKFISSSHLKKHLNIHLDERPYVCSLCGKGFSWLNNFQKHQKTHNEVRDHVCCDCGKSFTRADCLKRHQRIHTGEKPYKCSYCDKSFTDLGSLKSHERVHTGEKPYHCTQCGKSFSRTSDLRHHQRIHSGEKPFNCDQCDRKFISSSHLKKHLNVHLDEKPYVCSLCGKGFSWLNNFQQHQKTHNEVKDHVCCYCGKSFNRAGNLKQHQRIHTGEKPYKCSYCDKSFNHSGSLKSHERVHTVEKPHHCT; via the coding sequence ATGGAGATGAaaccacaaaaacatgaactgaaTGAAGAAGTCGAGGAAAAGCAGAGCATCAAAAcccaaagaacaaaagataataAGCCGCacacctgctctcagtgtggaaagagtttcaatcgCAAAGAAAACCTAAAGAcacacatgagagttcacactggagaaaaaccgtatacatgcactcagtgtggaaagagtttttatCAAGCATCAAGTCTCAGTAATCATCTGCAGgttcactctggagaaaaacaGTGCAATCAGTGTGGTAAAGATTTTCATTCATCACCACACCTAAAACAACACCTAaaagttcattcagatgagaAGCCTTCTGTATGTTCTTTCtatggaaagagtttttcaggGCTTTATAGTTTTAAACAGCACCAGAAAATACATAATGAAGtgaaagatcatgtgtgttTTGAATGTGGAAAGAGCTTTACTAGAGCTGACTGTCTGAAACTgcaccaaagaattcatactggagaaaaaccttacaagtgctcatattgtgacaagagtttcactGATTCAGGATCCCTGAAATCTCATGagcgagttcatactggagagaagccgtaccacTGTACTCAGTGTGGAAGGAGTTTTACTCATACATCAGCCCTCAGAATTCATCTGCgcattcactctggagaaaagccatttaactgtgatcagtgtgataaaaagtttatttcatcatcacatttaaaaaaacacctaAACATTCATTTAGATGAGAGACCTTATGTGTGTTCTCTATGTGGAAAGGGTTTTTCATGGCTGAACAATTTTCAAAAgcaccagaaaacacataatgaagtgagagatcatgtgtgttgtgactgtgggaagagctttactaGAGCTGACTGTCTGAAACGgcaccaaagaattcatactggagaaaaaccttacaagtgctcatattgtgacaagagtttcactGATTTAGGATCcctgaaatcacatgagcgagttcatactggagagaagccgtaccacTGTACTCAGTGTGGGAAAAGTTTTTCTCGTACATCAGATCTCAGACATCATCAGCgcattcactctggagaaaagccatttaactgtgatcagtgtgataGAAAGTTTATTTCatcatcacatttaaaaaaacacctaaatgttcatttagatgagaagccttatgtgtgttctctctgtggaaaGGGTTTTTCATGGCTGAACAATTTTCAACAgcaccagaaaacacataatgaagtgaaagatcatgtgtgttgttattgtgggaagagctttaatAGAGCTGGCAATCTGAAACAgcaccaaagaattcatactggagaaaaaccttacaagtgctcatattgtgacaagagtttcaaTCATTCTGGATCcctgaaatcacatgagcgaGTTCATACTGTAGAGAAGCCGCACCACTGTACTTAA
- the LOC127495722 gene encoding zinc finger protein 420-like isoform X1 → MEFIKEEIEDTSISEPSRIKHEDTEEQIDWMEMKPQKHELNEEVEEKQSIKTQRTKDNKPHTCSQCGKSFNRKENLKTHMRVHTGEKPYTCTQCGKSFYQASSLSNHLQVHSGEKQCNQCGKDFHSSPHLKQHLKVHSDERPSVCSFYGKSFSGLYSFKQHQKIHNEVKDHVCFECGKSFTRADCLKLHQRIHTGEKPYKCSYCDKSFTDSGSLKSHERVHTGEKPYHCTQCGKSFTHTSALRIHLRIHSGEKPFNCDQCDKKFISSSHLKKHLNIHLDERPYVCSLCGKGFSWLNNFQKHQKTHNEVRDHVCCDCGKSFTRADCLKRHQRIHTGEKPYKCSYCDKSFTDLGSLKSHERVHTGEKPYHCTQCGKSFSRTSDLRHHQRIHSGEKPFNCDQCDRKFISSSHLKKHLNVHLDEKPYVCSLCGKGFSWLNNFQQHQKTHNEVKDHVCCYCGKSFNRAGNLKQHQRIHTGEKPYKCSYCDKSFNHSGSLKSHERVHTVEKPHHCT, encoded by the coding sequence actGGATGGAGATGAaaccacaaaaacatgaactgaaTGAAGAAGTCGAGGAAAAGCAGAGCATCAAAAcccaaagaacaaaagataataAGCCGCacacctgctctcagtgtggaaagagtttcaatcgCAAAGAAAACCTAAAGAcacacatgagagttcacactggagaaaaaccgtatacatgcactcagtgtggaaagagtttttatCAAGCATCAAGTCTCAGTAATCATCTGCAGgttcactctggagaaaaacaGTGCAATCAGTGTGGTAAAGATTTTCATTCATCACCACACCTAAAACAACACCTAaaagttcattcagatgagagGCCTTCTGTATGTTCTTTCtatggaaagagtttttcaggGCTTTATAGTTTTAAACAGCACCAGAAAATACATAATGAAGtgaaagatcatgtgtgttTTGAATGTGGAAAGAGCTTTACTAGAGCTGACTGTCTGAAACTgcaccaaagaattcatactggagaaaaaccttacaagtgctcatattgtgacaagagtttcactGATTCAGGATCCCTGAAATCTCATGagcgagttcatactggagagaagccgtaccactgtactcagtgtggaaagagttttactcATACATCAGCCCTCAGAATTCATCTGCgcattcactctggagaaaagccatttaactgtgatcagtgtgataaaaagtttatttcatcatcacatttaaaaaaacacctaAACATTCATTTAGATGAGAGACCTTATGTGTGTTCTCTATGTGGAAAGGGTTTTTCATGGCTGAACAATTTTCAAAAgcaccagaaaacacataatgaagtgagagatcatgtgtgttgtgactgtgggaagagctttactaGAGCTGACTGTCTGAAACGgcaccaaagaattcatactggagaaaaaccttacaagtgctcatattgtgacaagagtttcactGATTTAGGATCcctgaaatcacatgagcgagttcatactggagagaagccgtaccacTGTACTCAGTGTGGGAAAAGTTTTTCTCGTACATCAGATCTCAGACATCATCAGCgcattcactctggagaaaagccatttaactgtgatcagtgtgataGAAAGTTTATTTCatcatcacatttaaaaaaacacctaaatgttcatttagatgagaagccttatgtgtgttctctctgtggaaaGGGTTTTTCATGGCTGAACAATTTTCAACAgcaccagaaaacacataatgaagtgaaagatcatgtgtgttgttattgtgggaagagctttaatAGAGCTGGCAATCTGAAACAgcaccaaagaattcatactggagaaaaaccttacaagtgctcatattgtgacaagagtttcaaTCATTCTGGATCcctgaaatcacatgagcgaGTTCATACTGTAGAGAAGCCGCACCACTGTACTTAA
- the LOC127495722 gene encoding zinc finger protein 420-like isoform X7 — protein sequence MEFIKEEIEDTSISEPSRIKHEDTEEQIDWMEMKPQKHELNEEVEEKQSIKTQRTKDNKPHTCSQCGKSFNRKENLKTHMRVHTGEKPYTCTQCGKSFYQASSLSNHLQVHSGEKQCNQCGKDFHSSPHLKQHLKVHSDERPSVCSFYGKSFSGLYSFKQHQKIHNEVKDHVCFECGKSFTRADCLKLHQRIHTGEKPYKCSYCDKSFTDSGSLKSHERVHTGEKPYHCTQCGKSFTHTSALRIHLRIHSGEKPFNCDQCDKKFISSSHLKKHLNIHLDERPYVCSLCGKGFSWLNNFQKHQKTHNEVRDHVCCDCGKSFTRADCLKRHQRIHTGEKPYKCSYCDKSFTDLGSLKSHERVHTGEKPYHCTQCGKSFSRTSDLRHHQRIHSGEKPFNCDQCDRKFISSSHLKKHLNVHLDEKPYVCSLCGKGFSWLNNFQQHQKTHNEVKDHVCCYCGKSFNRAGNLKQHQRIHTGEKPYKCSYCDKSFNHSGSLKSHERVHTVEKPHHCT from the exons atggagtttattaaagaggagattgaagacaCGAGTATTTCAGAACCctccagaataaaacatgaagatactgaggaacaaatag actGGATGGAGATGAaaccacaaaaacatgaactgaaTGAAGAAGTCGAGGAAAAGCAGAGCATCAAAAcccaaagaacaaaagataataAGCCGCacacctgctctcagtgtggaaagagtttcaatcgCAAAGAAAACCTAAAGAcacacatgagagttcacactggagaaaaaccgtatacatgcactcagtgtggaaagagtttttatCAAGCATCAAGTCTCAGTAATCATCTGCAGgttcactctggagaaaaacaGTGCAATCAGTGTGGTAAAGATTTTCATTCATCACCACACCTAAAACAACACCTAaaagttcattcagatgagagGCCTTCTGTATGTTCTTTCtatggaaagagtttttcaggGCTTTATAGTTTTAAACAGCACCAGAAAATACATAATGAAGtgaaagatcatgtgtgttTTGAATGTGGAAAGAGCTTTACTAGAGCTGACTGTCTGAAACTgcaccaaagaattcatactggagaaaaaccttacaagtgctcatattgtgacaagagtttcactGATTCAGGATCCCTGAAATCTCATGagcgagttcatactggagagaagccgtaccactgtactcagtgtggaaagagttttactcATACATCAGCCCTCAGAATTCATCTGCgcattcactctggagaaaagccatttaactgtgatcagtgtgataaaaagtttatttcatcatcacatttaaaaaaacacctaAACATTCATTTAGATGAGAGACCTTATGTGTGTTCTCTATGTGGAAAGGGTTTTTCATGGCTGAACAATTTTCAAAAgcaccagaaaacacataatgaagtgagagatcatgtgtgttgtgactgtgggaagagctttactaGAGCTGACTGTCTGAAACGgcaccaaagaattcatactggagaaaaaccttacaagtgctcatattgtgacaagagtttcactGATTTAGGATCcctgaaatcacatgagcgagttcatactggagagaagccgtaccacTGTACTCAGTGTGGGAAAAGTTTTTCTCGTACATCAGATCTCAGACATCATCAGCgcattcactctggagaaaagccatttaactgtgatcagtgtgataGAAAGTTTATTTCatcatcacatttaaaaaaacacctaaatgttcatttagatgagaagccttatgtgtgttctctctgtggaaaGGGTTTTTCATGGCTGAACAATTTTCAACAgcaccagaaaacacataatgaagtgaaagatcatgtgtgttgttattgtgggaagagctttaatAGAGCTGGCAATCTGAAACAgcaccaaagaattcatactggagaaaaaccttacaagtgctcatattgtgacaagagtttcaaTCATTCTGGATCcctgaaatcacatgagcgaGTTCATACTGTAGAGAAGCCGCACCACTGTACTTAA
- the LOC127495722 gene encoding zinc finger protein 420-like isoform X11, whose amino-acid sequence MEMKPQKHELNEEVEEKQSIKTQRTKDNKPHTCSQCGKSFNRKENLKTHMRVHTGEKPYTCTQCGKSFYQASSLSNHLQVHSGEKQCNQCGKDFHSSPHLKQHLKVHSDERPSVCSFYGKSFSGLYSFKQHQKIHNEVKDHVCFECGKSFTRADCLKLHQRIHTGEKPYKCSYCDKSFTDSGSLKSHERVHTGEKPYHCTQCGKSFTHTSALRIHLRIHSGEKPFNCDQCDKKFISSSHLKKHLNIHLDERPYVCSLCGKGFSWLNNFQKHQKTHNEVRDHVCCDCGKSFTRADCLKRHQRIHTGEKPYKCSYCDKSFTDLGSLKSHERVHTGEKPYHCTQCGKSFSRTSDLRHHQRIHSGEKPFNCDQCDRKFISSSHLKKHLNVHLDEKPYVCSLCGKGFSWLNNFQQHQKTHNEVKDHVCCYCGKSFNRAGNLKQHQRIHTGEKPYKCSYCDKSFNHSGSLKSHERVHTVEKPHHCT is encoded by the coding sequence ATGGAGATGAaaccacaaaaacatgaactgaaTGAAGAAGTCGAGGAAAAGCAGAGCATCAAAAcccaaagaacaaaagataataAGCCGCacacctgctctcagtgtggaaagagtttcaatcgCAAAGAAAACCTAAAGAcacacatgagagttcacactggagaaaaaccgtatacatgcactcagtgtggaaagagtttttatCAAGCATCAAGTCTCAGTAATCATCTGCAGgttcactctggagaaaaacaGTGCAATCAGTGTGGTAAAGATTTTCATTCATCACCACACCTAAAACAACACCTAaaagttcattcagatgagagGCCTTCTGTATGTTCTTTCtatggaaagagtttttcaggGCTTTATAGTTTTAAACAGCACCAGAAAATACATAATGAAGtgaaagatcatgtgtgttTTGAATGTGGAAAGAGCTTTACTAGAGCTGACTGTCTGAAACTgcaccaaagaattcatactggagaaaaaccttacaagtgctcatattgtgacaagagtttcactGATTCAGGATCCCTGAAATCTCATGagcgagttcatactggagagaagccgtaccactgtactcagtgtggaaagagttttactcATACATCAGCCCTCAGAATTCATCTGCgcattcactctggagaaaagccatttaactgtgatcagtgtgataaaaagtttatttcatcatcacatttaaaaaaacacctaAACATTCATTTAGATGAGAGACCTTATGTGTGTTCTCTATGTGGAAAGGGTTTTTCATGGCTGAACAATTTTCAAAAgcaccagaaaacacataatgaagtgagagatcatgtgtgttgtgactgtgggaagagctttactaGAGCTGACTGTCTGAAACGgcaccaaagaattcatactggagaaaaaccttacaagtgctcatattgtgacaagagtttcactGATTTAGGATCcctgaaatcacatgagcgagttcatactggagagaagccgtaccacTGTACTCAGTGTGGGAAAAGTTTTTCTCGTACATCAGATCTCAGACATCATCAGCgcattcactctggagaaaagccatttaactgtgatcagtgtgataGAAAGTTTATTTCatcatcacatttaaaaaaacacctaaatgttcatttagatgagaagccttatgtgtgttctctctgtggaaaGGGTTTTTCATGGCTGAACAATTTTCAACAgcaccagaaaacacataatgaagtgaaagatcatgtgtgttgttattgtgggaagagctttaatAGAGCTGGCAATCTGAAACAgcaccaaagaattcatactggagaaaaaccttacaagtgctcatattgtgacaagagtttcaaTCATTCTGGATCcctgaaatcacatgagcgaGTTCATACTGTAGAGAAGCCGCACCACTGTACTTAA
- the LOC127495760 gene encoding gastrula zinc finger protein XlCGF7.1-like, whose amino-acid sequence MEFIKEEIEDMSDPEPSRIKHEDTEEQIDWMEIKLEKHELNEAEEEKRSIKTQRTKDKPYTCSQCGKSFSRKGNLKTHMRIHTGEKPYTCTQCGKTFASQLGLKFHLRIHSGEKPFNCNQCGKFFFSASNLKQHLKVHSGEKPYVCSFCGKSFSRLEHCKHHQKTHDEVRDYMCFDCGKSFTTAEHLKQHRRIHTGERPYKCSSCDKSFTQSPHLKSHERIHTGEKPYHCTQCEKSFKDSTGFRIHLLRHSGEKPFNCDQCSKDFILSSDLKQHLKVHSGEKPYVCSLCGKSFSWLKSFKLHQKTHDSETR is encoded by the exons atggagtttattaaagaggagattgaagacatgagtgatccagaaccatccagaataaaacatgaagatactgaggaacaaatag actGGATGGAGATTAAACTGGAAAAACATGAACTGAATGAAGCAGAGGAGGAAAAGCGGAGCATCAAaactcaaagaacaaaagataagCCGTacacctgctctcagtgtggaaagagtttcagtcgcAAAGGAAACCTAAAAacacacatgagaattcacactggagagaaaccgtatacATGCACTCAATGTGGAAAGACTTTTGCTTCTCAATTAGGCCTCAAATTTCATCTGCgcattcactctggagaaaaaccaTTTAACTGTAATCAGTgtggtaaattttttttttcggcatcaaatctaaaacaacacctgaaagttcattcagGTGAGaagccttatgtgtgttctttctgtggaaagagtttctcgAGGCTGGAACATTGTAAACATCACCAGAAAACACATGATGAAGTGAGAGATTATATGTGCTTTGattgtgggaagagctttacaACAGCTGAGCATCTGAAACAGCACcgaagaattcatactggagaaagaccttacaagtgctcatcttgtgacaagagtttcactcaGTCTCCACacctgaaatcacatgagcgaattcatactggagagaagccgtatcactgtactcagtgtgagaagagtttcAAAGATTCAACAGGTTTCAGAATTCATCTGCTCcgtcactctggagaaaaaccatttaactgtgatcagtgtagtaaagattttattttatcatcagatctaaaacaacacctgaaagttcattcagGTGAGaagccttatgtgtgttctctgtgtggaaagagtttttcatggCTGAAAAGTTTTAAACTGCACCAAAAAACACATGATAGTGAAACCAGATAG